A portion of the Melanotaenia boesemani isolate fMelBoe1 chromosome 2, fMelBoe1.pri, whole genome shotgun sequence genome contains these proteins:
- the LOC121650187 gene encoding secreted acidic protein 1A: MASLRSLILALLLALLCSFHTPLAPSAKAQDLPLRSEEGLMADDDDDDDDDDDDDDDDDDDDDDDDDGDDDDDDDDDDDDDDDDDDDDDDDDDDDDDDDDDDDDDDDDDDDDDDDDDDDDDDDDDDDDDDDDDDDDDDDDDDDDDDDDDDDDDDDDDDDDDDDDDDDDDDDDDDDDDDDDHEDDDDDDDDDDDDAYHKGSLCSFCEFCEHCDSCDKCPCEEGDKSEHCDDCKMCTFCHMCPVCETVCKPGGFVDEVTGSIYKTVADVFDDDDDDN; the protein is encoded by the exons ATGGCTTCGTTGAGAAGTTTGATCCTGGCGCTGCTGCTGGCGCTGCTCTGCTCCTTCCACACCCCGCTGGCTCCCAGCGCCAAGGCCCAGGACCTGCCACTCCGCTCGGAGGAGGGCCTGATGGCTgacgacgacgacgacgacgacgatgacgacgacgacgacgacgacgacgacgacgacgacgacgacgacgacgacggcgacgacgatgatgatgacgatgatgatgatgacgatgatgatgatgatgatgatgacgatgatgacgacgacgacgacgacgaTGACGATGACGACGACGACgatgacgacgatgatgatgacgacgatgaCGACGATGACGACGACGACGATGATGACGACGAcgacgacgatgatgatgatgacgatgatgatgatgacgatgatgatgatgacgatgatgacgacgatgatgatgacgatgatgatgacgacgatgatgacgacgatgatgacgatgatgatgacgatgatgacgacgatgacgatgatgatgacgatgatgacgatgatgatcaTGAAG atgatgatgacgacgacgacgatgatgatgatgatgcttaCCACAAAGGCTCTCTGTGCTCATTCTGTGAATTCTGTGAG CACTGCGACAGCTGCGATAAATGTCCATGTGAAGAAGGAGACAAGTCCGAACACTGTGATGACTGCAAG ATGTGCACGTTCTGCCACatgtgtcctgtttgtgaaaCCGTGTGCAAGCCTG GAGGGTTTGTTGATGAAGTTACCGGATCAATCTACAA AACTGTGGCTGACgtctttgatgatgatgatgacgacaaCTGA